A window of Komagataella phaffii GS115 chromosome 1, complete sequence contains these coding sequences:
- a CDS encoding 40S ribosomal protein S0 — protein sequence MSLPASFDLTAEDAKLLLAANVHLGAKNCQVHNEPYVYKTRPDGVNVINIGKTWEKIVLAARIIAAIPNPEDVVAVSSRTFGQRAVLKFASHTNGSAIAGRFTPGSFTNYITREFKEPRLIIVTDPRTDSQAIKESSYVNIPIIALTDMDSPSEFVDVAIPCNNKGKHSIGLIWYLLSREVLRLRGVLPNRTEAWSVMPDLYFYRDPEEIEQTAEEEAEAAEGAEFEVEEEEVEQEWQEPAEADWNASAPPADWNDAANAEAF from the coding sequence ATGTCTCTTCCAGCTTCATTTGACCTTACTGCCGAGGATGCTAAGCTGTTATTAGCAGCCAATGTTCACTTGGGTGCCAAGAACTGCCAGGTGCACAACGAACCATACGTCTACAAGACCAGACCAGATGGTGTTAACGTTATTAACATCGGTAAGACCTGGGAGAAGATTGTTTTGGCTGCCAGAATCATTGCTGCCATCCCTAACCCAGAGGATGTTGTAGCTGTCTCTTCCAGAACTTTCGGACAAAGAGCTGTGCTGAAGTTTGCTTCTCACACCAACGGTTCCGCCATCGCTGGACGTTTCACTCCAGGTTCTTTCACCAACTACATCACTAGAGAATTCAAGGAGCCAAGATTGATCATTGTTACCGACCCAAGAACCGACTCTCAAGCCATCAAGGAGTCTTCTTACGTCAACATTCCTATTATCGCTTTGACCGACATGGACTCTCCTTCTGAGTTTGTCGACGTTGCCATTCCATGTAACAACAAAGGTAAGCACTCTATCGGTTTGATCTGGTACTTGCTGTCTAGAGAAGTCCTGAGATTGAGAGGTGTTTTGCCAAACAGAACCGAGGCTTGGTCCGTTATGCCAGATCTGTACTTCTACAGAGACCctgaagaaattgagcaaACCGCTGAGGAGGAGGCTGAAGCCGCTGAAGGTGCTGAGTTTGaggttgaagaagaggaggtTGAGCAAGAATGGCAAGAACCTGCTGAGGCTGACTGGAACGCTTCTGCTCCTCCAGCCGACTGGAACGATGCTGCCAATGCCGAGGCCTTTTAA
- a CDS encoding mitochondrial 37S ribosomal protein RSM27 has protein sequence MSAFTKPSRRRLLELQKLSCEIFNTTFNPTNQRTGAKILRQPLKGTTIANYYGDPDFLKFKDVQKIYKFQEFGLINEEEEYRLMVNASRRRRGKGAPPKKKEASNSDGKKKKKR, from the coding sequence ATGTCAGCTTTCACGAAGCCATCCCGAAGGAGGCTGTTAGAGTTGCAAAAACTCAGTTGTGAAATCTTTAATACAACATTCAATCCAACCAATCAAAGAACTGGAGCCAAGATACTCCGTCAACCTTTGAAGGGAACCACAATAGCCAACTATTACGGTGACCCCGACTTCCTCAAGTTTAAAGATGTCCAAAAGATTTATAAGTTCCAAGAGTTTGGTCTGATtaacgaagaagaagagtacCGCTTGATGGTTAATGCCTCCCGTAGAAGAAGAGGTAAAGGTGCACCTCctaagaagaaggaagcATCCAATAGTGATGgtaagaaaaagaagaagcgATAA
- a CDS encoding Membrane protein involved in the synthesis of N-acetylglucosaminyl phosphatidylinositol (GlcNAc-PI) — translation MLVFWPSDLLSPYYFNKKCYVVGSNLGDKIIVITTLPYEDTIHELKYKDDTLPLTIVATLNFEKDSLLTLHYNAEESTVIGPTYVTLVVFKPPDSSNLEYYSSLPISIEISWTSSKALVSSGGSFRDLEDVEMVPDLARKMELHTLKRGSSDDSLMLVLKYINLNNYLRSKFTKKYANQLNYIDLCPWVFNESLKSKLIKILLSILQGKSITKVVQLLALITRIIFYFVQAWCLMVIKALNYRFWGQYSLASMSYFFHQWEKRSNQLYHLPSQYQKTKQATKDSEISLITGTKFSPAEYIKLYNSLWLIFNDLVLGYVVATYLWNNESAASKFVLDWLVSRVLIDKLNNVIIWLQHSPAGFKLNNELCEFFGEMFSLVLSLWIHAVKHTLFNPKLFKLLIQMVAIASVSGGVSFFISILLDLHTLVTFHIQSFYYTSMRLYHWQSNIIKSLFRLFCGKKYNILRHRIDSNPYDFDELLLGIILFTIFIYLLPTVFAFYLTFAIMRLTCLAIGSILVVFLILLNYLPLIAFIVKLKDDRRLPGGITLTSKSSQLLVLKSRPLTITEIIQSYVYSIILFNRVNFMNSQNYKDTSQLNWQLSPLVMVRKLLQGEIIEGIDYKTLF, via the coding sequence ATGCTGGTGTTCTGGCCATCCGATCTATTATCCCCTTACTACTTCAATAAGAAATGTTATGTCGTGGGTTCCAATCTCGGTGACAAGATTATAGTCATCACTACTCTGCCCTATGAGGACACAATCCACGAATTGAAGTATAAGGATGATACTTTACCCCTGACAATTGTGGcaactttgaactttgaaaaagattcattGTTGACACTCCACTATAATGCGGAAGAATCCACTGTAATTGGTCCCACTTATGTCACTCTTGTTGTGTTTAAACCACCTGATTCCTCCAACTTAGAGTACTATTCGAGTCTCCCAATCTCTATTGAGATCTCCTGGACTAGCAGCAAAGCGTTGGTATCTAGTGGTGGAAGCTTTCGtgatcttgaagatgtCGAAATGGTTCCTGATTTAGCTAGAAAGATGGAGCTTcatactttgaaaagggGATCCAGCGATGATTCTTTAATGCTGGTACTCAAATATATCAACCTGAACAACTACTTACGATCAAAATTCACTAAGAAATATGCGAATCAGCTTAATTATATTGACCTTTGTCCTTGGGTTTTCaatgaatctttgaaatctaAATTGATAAAGATACTGCTTAGTATTTTGCAAGGCAAGTCGATCACCAAAGTCGTTCAGTTATTGGCGTTGATTACCCGTATTATCTTTTATTTTGTACAAGCGTGGTGTTTGATGGTAATCAAGGCTCTCAACTATCGGTTCTGGGGACAATACAGTCTAGCATCCATGTCgtatttttttcatcaatgggAAAAAAGATCTAATCAGTTGTACCATTTACCCTCACAGTATCAGAAAACTAAACAAGCCACCAAAGACTCAGAAATTTCACTTATCACAGGAACAAAGTTTTCTCCAGCTGAGTACATAAAGCTCTATAACTCCTTATGGCTTATATTCAATGATCTGGTTCTTGGGTACGTGGTTGCGACTTATTTGTGGAATAACGAATCTGCAGCCTCTAAATTTGTTCTGGATTGGCTGGTTTCCAGGGTCCTGATTGACAAACTTAACAATGTCATTATTTGGTTACAACACTCTCCAGCAGGTTTCAAGCTCAATAATGAACTTTGTGAgttttttggagaaatgtTCAGTCTAGTGTTGAGTTTGTGGATACATGCCGTTAAACACACCCTATTCAATCCTAAGTtattcaaacttttgataCAAATGGTCGCAATTGCCTCTGTTAGTGGAGGtgtttcatttttcatATCCATTCTACTTGACTTGCATACGCTGGTGACATTCCACATACAATCATTCTATTACACATCCATGAGACTATATCATTGGCAGTCAAATATAATCAAATCCTTGTTCCGGCTGTTCTGTGGTAAGAAGTATAACATTTTACGTCACAGAATAGATTCCAATCCCTACGACTTTGACGAACTTTTGCTGGGAATAATTTTGTTCACAATATTCATTTACCTTCTTCCGACGGTGTTTGCGTTTTATCTTACCTTTGCCATTATGAGGTTAACCTGTTTAGCAATTGGCTCCATTCTAGTGGTTTTTCTGATCCTACTAAATTATCTACCTCTCATTGCATTCATTgtaaaattgaaagatgatagAAGGCTACCTGGTGGGATCACGCTGACTTCTAAAAGCTCACAATTACTGGTATTGAAAAGCAGGCCACTCACGATTACAGAAATAATACAATCTTACGTCTATTCGATTATTTTATTTAATCGAGTGAACTTCATGAACTCACAGAATTACAAAGATACCAGCCAGCTGAATTGGCAATTATCCCCCCTGGTGATGGTAAGGAAATTGCTCCAAGGCGAGATCATTGAGGGAATTGACTACAAAACACTTTTCTGA
- a CDS encoding Cell wall assembly regulator SMI1: MGWKSSLKQLLYSTTTNDRYADYKSNQTTIKSEDFLAKNNSGTFVKASLTSYPDDTLFNKLSVDPVKAAEGAEGTEEVVFAWQLLDEWCSKHELSSRFAKPVTVPDIICAQKDLGIEFPPCFVKSISIHDGQEYTESSQDSSGLIFGLELMSLDSIISMTKNWRKITNKIEMDLAKAKSAHSVNNISQPQLGYLKNENHKSGHLSSSPFDDSTQIKPLTLPPQRSIPEKTIIPSYSHSNWIPVLTDYMGNHVALDLAPDEKGTVGQVILFGRDFDTKYLVARNWGDFLLLVAGDLESKNWKLDYQNDMYGTFAGLAYIDPLTKQEVSYFDVLKKRVLEQHKENIVNITR, from the coding sequence ATGGGCTGGAAATCCTCTCTCAAACAGCTCCTATATAGCACTACCACCAACGATAGATATGCTGATTACAAATCGAACCAAACAACGATTAAATCGGAGGATTTTCTGGCTAAGAATAACTCCGGTACATTTGTCAAAGCCTCATTGACATCATATCCTGACGACACACTATTCAATAAACTATCAGTGGATCCAGTCAAAGCTGCTGAAGGAGCAGAAGGCACTGAGGAAGTCGTTTTTGCATGGCAATTGCTTGACGAGTGGTGTTCGAAACACGAACTATCCTCCAGATTTGCTAAACCTGTGACAGTCCCCGACATAATTTGTGCTCAAAAAGATTTGGGAATTGAGTTTCCCCCTTGCTTCGTCAAATCCATTTCCATCCATGATGGTCAAGAGTATACCGAATCTAGTCAGGATTCCAGTGGGCTGATATTCGGGTTAGAACTCATGTCCTTGGACTCAATTATCTCTATGACcaaaaattggagaaaaatCACAAACAAAATCGAAATGGACCTGGCGAAAGCTAAGAGCGCCCACAGCGTTAATAACATCTCCCAGCCACAATTAGGgtatttgaagaatgagAATCACAAATCCGGCCACTTGTCAAGTTCTCCCTTCGACGACTCGACACAGATCAAACCGCTAACTCTACCACCACAGCGTTCTATACCAGAAAAGACAATCATTCCTAGTTACAGTCACTCGAACTGGATTCCGGTGCTAACGGATTATATGGGGAACCATGTGGCTCTGGATCTTGCTCCAGATGAGAAAGGAACAGTGGGTCAGGTGATACTGTTTGGGAGAGATTTCGATACCAAATATCTGGTTGCTCGCAATTGGGGAGATTTTTTATTACTCGTAGCTGGAGATCTCGAGTCGAAGAACTGGAAGTTGGATTATCAGAATGATATGTATGGGACTTTTGCTGGTTTAGCATACATTGACCCACTTACTAAGCAAGAGGTAAGTTActttgatgttttgaagaaacgGGTGTTGGAACAGCATAAGGAAAACATTGTCAACATCACCAGATGA
- a CDS encoding Meiosis-specific APC/C activator protein AMA1 has product MPYTEQCSRSNHLNLLNHHANQVDRFIPNLVSNVNFHGLTDSHVDDKFITEELEPGFLDRPPHFSSLRPQTPPLPTIRSPATSDPPTPISDISSAVSKKGFENKEVAQALDMSSNTRVYGFQHKTPPGSRSPVASLKDCMSQVTHHKQTVKQAKKFPQITNPFRVLDAPGLRNDFYANLISWSKVTNKIAVGLDKVFIWADDGQVAPLRSLLTEAITCVSYAPCTTFLAVGTKAGRLYLYDNASLICSTVTKPNTSVCCIQWTNTGKELFIGDDTGNVLYYEIKQTYCSYDLVMKNSWNCHQQQICGIALNADNTQITVGANDNCCTVWDIEDIRTPKLKFMLPHFAAVKAIAYCPWAPSLLATGAGSKDRMIRFWHSNSGTLLDAYNTKGQITSIIWSVSSKQLLVSFGFTDFSSPLLMSVYSYPKMDILINVPATCDLRVLSAVPSPDGKSVCVVANDETVRFYHIWGSKYSLTLSSQTEGVFGSTLLELAEGVGTRTDNLR; this is encoded by the exons ATGCCTTACACAGAACAATGCTCTCGCTCGAATCATCTAAATTTACTAAACCACCATGCGAACCAAGTTGATCGGTTTATCCCCAACCTGGTTAGTAACGTCAACTTTCATGGATTAACTGACTCTCACGTTGATGATAAGTTCATCACGGAGGAATTAGAGCCCGGATTTTTAGATCGTCCTCCTCACTTTTCCAGCTTGAGGCCTCAAACTCCACCACTCCCGACAATTAGGTCGCCTGCCACCAGTGATCCACCCACTCCAATATCTGATATCTCTTCAGCTGTTAGCAAAAAAGGTTTTGAGAACAAGGAGGTAGCTCAAGCCTTGGATATGAGCAGTAATACTAGGGTCTATGGTTTTCAACATAAAACTCCTCCCGGTTCAAGATCACCAGTTGCGAGCTTGAAGGATTGCATGTCCCAAGTAACACACCATAAACAAACAGTTAAGCAGGCAAAAAAGTTCCCTCAGATAACTAATCCGTTCCGAGTTTTGGATGCTCCAGGATTGCGTAATGACTTTTATGCCAACCTAATCTCTTGGTCTAAGGTTACCAACAAGATTGCTGTTGGCCTTGATAAGGTTTTCATTTGGGCCGATGATGGCCAGGTCGCTCCTTTGAGAAGTCTCTTGACAGAAGCTATAACTTGTGTTTCATATGCTCCTTGCACTACATTTCTAGCTGTAGGAACTAAAGCTGGCAGGCTGTATCTCTATGATAACGCAAGTTTAATCTGCTCAACCGTGACCAAACCAAATACAAGTGTATGCTGTATCCAGTGGACCAACACTGGGAAAGAATTATTTATTGGAGATGACACTGGAAATGTTCTATATTATGAGATTAAACAAACATATTGCAGTTATGATTTGgtgatgaaaaattcctGGAACTGCCACCAACAACAGATTTGCG GCATTGCATTAAACGCAGACAATACCCAGATTACAGTCGGGGCAAATGATAATTGTTGCACAGTTTGGGATATTGAGGATATCAGGACACCAAAGTTAAAGTTCATGTTACCACATTTTGCAGCCGTTAAAGCCATAGCTTATTGTCCATGGGCCCCTTCTCTTTTAGCAACTGGAGCTGGGTCAAAAGATAGAATGATCAGATTTTGGCATTCTAACTCAGGGACTTTGCTGGATGCGTATAACACCAAGGGCCAAATCACTTCTATAATTTGGTCTGTATCTTCCAAGCAGTTACTGGTTTCGTTTGGCTTCACGGACTTCTCTAGTCCCTTACTCATGAGCGTCTACTCATatccaaaaatggatatCTTGATTAATGTCCCGGCTACTTGCGATCTAAGAGTTCTCTCAGCAGTACCATCTCCCGATGGGAAGTCAGTATGCGTTGTAGCCAATGATGAAACGGTTAGATTTTACCACATATGGGGATCTAAATACAGTCTAACTTTGAGCTCACAAACTGAGGGAGTATTTGGAAGTACCTTACTGGAATTAGCTGAAGGTGTCGGGACTAGAACAGATAATCTGAGATAG
- a CDS encoding Regulatory, non-ATPase subunit of the 26S proteasome, with product MSEIHKAALEGDLKTVQNILGDTPKAAAFQNEDDGNKTPLHWAIAFQHVEIVTKLLDALRQQKIDLDDLTDDSGWNPLHTAASIGNIDIVDAILHYDPAPDVDQTTSNGQTALHFAVSKNFKDTVELLLENKASVRIKDKKGQYPIHRAASIGSLSLIKLLAEKSSPLNFKDIYGFTPLHHALSEGHADAAVLLVELGADKTIEDSEGHVPLQVAVDEKTAVYFKQHTE from the coding sequence ATGTCAGAAATTCACAAGGCTGCATTAGAAGGAGATCTTAAAACCGTCCAGAATATTTTGGGGGACACACCAAAGGCAgcagcttttcaaaatgagGACGATGGTAACAAAACTCCCCTTCACTGGGCAATTGCCTTCCAACATGTTGAAATTGTGACGAAACTTCTAGATGCGCTAAGGCAACAAAAAATCGACTTGGATGATTTGACAGATGATTCAGGATGGAACCCACTACATACTGCTGCTAGCATCGGTAACATTGACATTGTGGATGCAATTCTACATTATGATCCAGCTCCTGATGTGGACCAGACGACGTCTAACGGCCAAACAGCACTACATTTTGCCGTCtcaaagaatttcaaagacaCTGTGGAGCTTCTTTTAGAAAACAAGGCATCAGTACGGATCAAGGACAAAAAGGGACAATACCCCATTCACAGAGCCGCTAGCATTGGCTCACTGAGTCTGATTAAACTATTGGCTGAAAAGTCATCCCCCTTGAACTTCAAGGATATCTATGGATTCACACCCTTGCATCACGCGTTATCCGAAGGCCATGCTGATGCCGCTGTATTGCTGGTAGAACTGGGAGCAGATAAAACTATTGAGGATTCAGAGGGACATGTTCCGCTGCAGGTGGCTGTTGACGAGAAGACTGCTGTGTATTTCAAACAACATACTGAATAG
- a CDS encoding Cop9 signalosome complex subunit 11, with protein MDSSDYLIRYMNNLIEQYDHSSPIMFLRLNHIRLLSPEKSGEILKFILLIAGKHEFLPPFILELQRYVGPEDEEKFKQVMNKINGNSDLLVQLDRKIERYETNVSGLNSFLNLRELILKRDYLTSIMAINAESYLLSGLISSYNTRLWKEFVAQDLEAFILFFTYQGKISKYIPFVTKKLTAAKYTLLEVPSTDTIDEEDDSEDTSSGKTEQLYMSDSRPFKKSQQTETIAYWRCRWLLSFIYFSNQDYIDCCKNFVDMLQSEPLQGISAIEVFNDHWQNDIVSKNDVLQMIILSMLVAQPINEIFDVISMDKFQLVFSKQPELHNFLEHFTNAAFQSCNKIWSEEWLRYFQLDLFISKKIDRLSLLFRFRQYLIYLSMVQRASTLHLATRLAIDEPQLKLEILQLIHLLGLNFQFDYETSTISYVCIENQNQNELLEELIKTTNEIDDDLRGVEVGTMVYNSLPL; from the exons ATGGACTCATCAGACTATTTGATACGTTACATGAATAATCTGATTGAGCAATATGATC ATTCTTCACCTATAATGTTTCTGAGATTAAACCATATCAGATTGCTGTCTCCAGAGAAGTCGGGAGAGATACTCAAGTTTATTTTACTGATAGCTGGTAAACATGAGTTTTTACCTCCTTTCATCCTGGAGTTGCAACGATATGTGGGTCCTGAGGATGAGGAAAAGTTTAAACAAGTAATGAACAAAATTAACGGTAATTCTGATCTTTTGGTTCAGCTGGATAGAAAAATTGAGAGATACGAGACCAATGTCTCTGGTTTGAATAGTTTTTTAAACTTGAGAGAGCTTATCTTGAAGCGTGATTATTTAACGAGTATTATGGCGATCAACGCGGAATCATATCTTTTATCAGGGCTAATCTCATCTTATAACACCCGTTTATGGAAAGAATTCGTGGCACAGGACCTGGAGGCTTTCATACTCTTTTTCACTTATCAAGGGAAGATCAGCAAATATATCCCATTTGTCACCAAAAAGCTCACTGCTGCAAAGTATACCCTTTTGGAGGTCCCCAGTACTGATACAATAGATGAGGAAGACGATAGTGAAGACACCAGCTCAGGAAAGACGGAACAACTTTATATGAGCGATTCAAGACCGTTCAAAAAGTCTCAGCAAACGGAGACAATAGCATATTGGAGGTGTAGATGGCTATTATCGTTTATCTATTTTTCCAACCAGGATTATATTGACTGTTGCAAAAATTTTGTTGATATGCTGCAATCAGAACCACTTCAAGGAATATCAGCAATTGAAGTGTTTAACGACCATTGGCAAAATGACATTGTATCCAAGAATGACGTTTTACAGATGATCATTCTATCCATGCTTGTAGCGCAGCCCATtaatgaaatctttgatgtGATTTCCATGGATAAATTCCAATTAGTGTTCTCTAAGCAACCAGAGCTTCATAATTTCTTGGAGCATTTCACCAACGCTGCATTCCAATCATGCAATAAGATATGGTCTGAAGAGTGGTTACGCTATTTTCAGTTAgatcttttcatttccaagaaaattgaTAGACTCAGCCTGTTGTTTCGATTTCGTCAGTATCTGATATATCTATCCATGGTTCAAAGAGCCTCAACGCTCCATCTTGCGACAAGGTTGGCTATAGACGAACCTCAACTGAAGCTGGAAATTTTACAACtgattcatcttcttgGACTGAATTTCCAGTTTGATTAtgaaacttcaacaatctCCTACGTTTGCATCGAAAACCAAAATCAGAATGAATTGTTGGAGGAACTAATAAAGACGACGAACGAAATTGATGACGACCTACGAGGAGTAGAAGTTGGTACCATGGTTTACAATTCTTTACCATTATGA
- a CDS encoding Putative mitochondrial metallopeptidase, giving the protein MSPCHSRLYGAVCRRFFSSGRFHGAEFTSGQPLFENRPHMVREGELTTGISAQEYYERRLRLAKNMTRASIAILPGQSIRYASGSVFYQFQQNTDLYYFTGWNEPDSVAIIEKPTDKLEDVVFHMLVPPKDKTAEQWEGYRTGVQGVQEIFNADEADTTKNVASYVSKLLNRNSTVFYDFEDASELTLTSLYNKFFQKSNSKFSGTLESLLKEHRVSVKSLSYISNSLRAVKSPAELDVMRLAGKISGRAYNQAYAQRFPTEKHLCAFLEYQFIAGGCDKSAYVPVVAGGDHALCIHYTRNDDVFKEDSLVLVDAGGNLGGYCADISRTWPVNGRFTGPQKELYQAVLNVEKKCIEYCTESSNMSLQDLHNESVKLMTRELRNCGFSGLTQWETMKLYPHYIGHNLGIDVHDTPGYARNKKFQVGNVVTVEPGVYVPESNNYPSSFRGIGIRIEDDVAVGKDSNIVLTVEAAKEIEDIESIAANGVTTPLSEVVNVWRDIK; this is encoded by the coding sequence ATGAGCCCGTGTCATAGTAGACTCTATGGGGCTGTCTGTAGAAGGTTCTTCTCATCTGGCCGTTTCCACGGAGCAGAGTTTACTAGCGGCCAGCCGCTTTTCGAAAATAGACCACATATGGTTCGAGAAGGTGAACTGACTACTGGAATTTCAGCCCAAGAATATTATGAAAGAAGACTTCGTTTGGCCAAGAATATGACTCGGGCGAGTATTGCCATTCTTCCAGGTCAATCTATAAGATACGCGTCGGGAAGTGTGTtttatcaatttcaacagaaCACTGATTTATACTATTTCACTGGATGGAATGAACCTGATTCTGTGgctatcattgaaaaacCAACTGATAAGTTAGAAGATGTTGTATTTCACATGTTGGTTCCTCCAAAGGATAAGACTGCTGAACAATGGGAAGGTTATCGTACAGGCGTACAAGGAGTCCAGgaaattttcaatgctGACGAGGCTGACACCACCAAAAATGTAGCATCTTACGTCTCGAAGCTATTGAACAGGAACAGCACAGTGTTCTATGATTTTGAGGACGCTTCCGAGTTGACGTTAACCTCTCTATACaacaagttctttcaaaaatcaaactccAAATTTTCTGGCACGCTtgaatctcttttgaaggagcATAGAGTATCTGTTAAGTCTCTCTCATACATTTCTAATTCTTTAAGAGCAGTCAAGTCACCTGCGGAGCTTGATGTTATGCGATTGGCAGGCAAAATTTCAGGAAGAGCCTACAATCAAGCTTATGCCCAACGGTTCCCAACGGAGAAACATTTATGTGCGTTCTTGGAGTATCAATTCATAGCAGGTGGCTGCGACAAATCAGCCTACGTCCCAGTCGTCGCAGGAGGAGACCATGCTCTTTGTATCCATTACACCAGAAATGATGATgtgttcaaagaagactccTTGGTTTTAGTTGATGCTGGGGGGAATTTGGGAGGATATTGTGCCGATATATCTCGAACATGGCCAGTCAATGGGAGATTCACGGGTCCTCAAAAGGAGTTATACCAAGCAGTGTTGAATGTGGAAAAGAAATGCATAGAATATTGTACAGAGAGCTCTAATATGTCCTTACAAGATTTGCATAATGAGAGCGTAAAACTCATGACTAGAGAGCTTCGTAATTGTGGATTTAGCGGCTTGACCCAATGGGAAACAATGAAATTATACCCTCATTACATTGGACACAACTTGGGAATCGACGTCCATGATACTCCTGGTTATGCTCGtaacaaaaaatttcaggTTGGAAATGTAGTTACTGTCGAACCAGGTGTTTATGTGCCCGAATCAAATAATTACCCCAGTTCATTTAGAGGTATCGGAATTAGAATTGAGGACGATGTTGCCGttggaaaagattccaaTATAGTTTTGACTGTCGAAGCCGCAAAAGAAATAGAGGATATCGAGAGCATAGCCGCCAATGGTGTAACAACCCCTTTGTCAGAGGTTGTGAATGTTTGGAGAGATATCAAATGA
- a CDS encoding Dolichyl-phosphoglucose-dependent alpha-1,2 glucosyltransferase of the ER: MAGSNSISLLSHLTVIVIRSCFQKVTNVVRKPFIDEIFHIPQARQYCRGRFDVWDNKITTPPGLYWLGYVWVKILAVLNGGEFKCDTNTLRDINFVGFVVLQLLIFYLQKGTTGNSYSTSSISLNPLITLYYSLFYTDVWSTVFIVASYVVIVKQPFGKYRSATISAFIGLASVTFRQTNIIWNALILATFIDQQIDPKDRTNSFSDIKLFIAETWRNILGVLPFAINFGLFLAFVYTNGGITLGDKQNHVFSVHIAQLFYFTSFVAMLSIPLWISPSFFLGYLKLLRQNIISTIISWAVIALLVHYFTVVHPFLLADNRHYTFYIWRRIINLTAYSRYMLAPAYHFSIYVTFKMLADNILSLPNEQEIQQQETEYEQKERFTEEDFADEGEDPIKPTFITIAALSICTALTLVPSPLFEPRYFIIPFTFWRLLVRPSDSTLFENESLKKTNNRTRLLFELAYFVAFTYLLYEVFIQYTFKWPSEPLEYQRIIW; the protein is encoded by the coding sequence ATGGCAGGAAGTAATAGCATTTCGCTATTGTCTCATTTGACAGTTATTGTAATACGTAGCTGCTTTCAAAAGGTGACTAACGTGGTAAGGAAACCATTCATCGATGAAATATTCCACATTCCTCAGGCAAGACAGTATTGCAGAGGGAGATTTGACGTTTGGGATAATAAAATCACGACTCCACCGGGTTTATACTGGTTGGGTTATGTCTGGGTAAAAATTCTAGCAGTGCTCAATGGCGGCGAGTTTAAATGTGATACCAATACTCTGAGGGATATCAACTTCGTAGGATTTGTTGTGTTACAGCTTCTGATTTTCTACCTTCAGAAGGGGACTACGGGTAATAGCTACTCTACAAGTTCCATATCATTGAATCCGTTGATCACATTATACTATTCGTTATTCTACACTGATGTTTGGTCTACAGTTTTTATTGTGGCCTCTTATGTTGTTATTGTCAAACAGCCGTTTGGTAAATATAGAAGTGCGACGATTTCAGCGTTCATAGGACTGGCAAGTGTGACCTTCAGACAGACAAACATTATATGGAATGCCCTGATTCTAGCAACCTTCATTGATCAACAGATCGACCCGAAAGATCGAACGAATTCATTCTCCGACATAAAACTCTTTATCGCTGAAACATGGAGAAACATCCTGGGAGTACTTCCGTTTGCCATCAACTTTGGACTCTTTTTGGCATTTGTTTACACCAATGGAGGAATAACATTAGGTGATAAGCAGAATCATGTTTTCAGTGTCCATATTGCTCAATTATTTTACTTTACCTCTTTTGTTGCAATGCTTTCCATTCCATTGTGGATATCGCCCTCTTTTTTCCTGGGATacttgaaacttttgagaCAAAACATAATCTCGACCATCATCTCGTGGGCTGTGATAGCTTTACTTGTGCATTACTTTACTGTTGTGCATCCATTTTTACTTGCCGATAACCGTCATTACACATTTTatatttggagaagaatcaTCAACTTGACAGCCTATTCCAGATATATGCTAGCCCCCGCCTACCATTTCTCCATTTATGTCACCTTCAAAATGCTTGCTGATAACATTCTCTCGCTCCCTAACGAGCAAGAGATACAACAGCAAGAGACAGAGTACGAGCAGAAGGAAAGGTTTACAGAGGAGGATTTTGCTGATGAAGGGGAAGATCCCATCAAGCCCACCTTCATTACCATTGCTGCACTTTCAATATGCACTGCTCTTACTTTAGTGCCGTCTCCCCTTTTTGAGCCACGATATTTCATTATTCCATTCACTTTCTGGAGGCTTCTAGTCCGTCCTTCGGACAGCACTTTGTTTGAGAAtgagtctttgaaaaaaaccAACAATCGCACAAGATTATTGTTTGAGTTAGCATACTTTGTCGCTTTCACGTATCTTCTTTACGAAGTATTCATCCAATACACTTTCAAATGGCCCAGTGAGCCCCTGGAATATCAGAGAATCATCTGGTGA